In Procambarus clarkii isolate CNS0578487 chromosome 13, FALCON_Pclarkii_2.0, whole genome shotgun sequence, the following are encoded in one genomic region:
- the LOC123761292 gene encoding leukocyte receptor cluster member 8 homolog isoform X1 produces MNNSPHGMAPWHGGSGHAQGGGWYAGPPGHYGGYGGSYNGPPGPPPPGWNGYGPGGGGNGGGNYGGYGAYQASWGYGVPPGLSGPPPQQPQSDNGNNNKNNNSSGNSNNPPLPPGPPPAGQNPESDGQDKMNNLNTTSNNSPGKHQDSSNQQNANVPPPQHYASQEYSQGYNHNYNQPYCPSYDNYSGYTGGWYGPSGPPRGPPSNYNQPPVGRANSPVASGGPVKFNLPSKKGLGYNVLQQQQQAQQTQQQAQQAQQQVQQQQQIQQQQQQQQQIQQQQQQQQQQQQQQQQQQQQQQQQQHHEHQQQQHYQQHNTSHKSKKNKKNKTNIVMSNNPWNKMQFMNNQQQQQQQQQQHPSISSLTGKENADGQPPSNNASVNESQNAINNTQETKAVKDIKGMTGLVASGDWPESLKAYVGRCFARCVTELDKDQVEICLKGKLTQAANNGTLWTKGGIHPCPTSNGARKITEVFQPQLPVVQNWDEESLPSIHSASAVNLVSHVKTWSATSDAGSDTSSTSPMKQQNKKSPFKKQMVSPGYSARGLRTHRSKSHSRSHSRSKSRSRSKSYSRSRSRSPMYRKGKRDGKRRHTSSDSEDENKTFIRLNSKKGRSPVSSRGGKGKKIKAKNKLADSHFYSRHGRMSLDPEFSTSERLQKRAARFNANEVGSPNIGGPRVGGPRIGGPRAGGPRAGGLGLGAPNPGSQRKKKQINITKTISNTFTVDGDDIDWTSMHIVGTSTALEKPYLRLTTAPDPSTVRTVDTLKRSLEHIKRQWVRNQDYRYACDQLKSLRQDLTIQGVRDDFTVQVYETHSRIALEKGDHEEFNQCQSQLKQLYGEVGGENTLEFIAYRLLYYIFTKNTLDITSLMAGLTVEQKQDECIGFSLKLRAAWSLGNYHRFFQLYRNAPKMAGYLVDWFAERERKQALRAMLKGYRPGSLDVSFIKSELALGTQEEWQKFESSISLVYTDVSKSKIDCKQSTADVIAT; encoded by the exons ATCTGACAATGGTAACAATAATAAGAACAACAATAGTTCTGGAAATAGCAataaccctcctcttccacctggtCCTCCACCAGCTGGCCAGAATCCAGAAAGTGATGGACAGGATAAGATGAATAATTTAAACACAACCAGCAACAATTCTCCAGGAAAACATCAAGATAGCAGTAATCAACAAAATGCTAATGTTCCACCACCCCAACATTATGCTAGTCAGGAATACAGTCAGGGTTATAATCACAACTATAACCAGCCGTATTGTCCAAGTTACGATAATTATAGCGGCTACACTGGTGGATGGTATGGCCCCTCTGGGCCTCCAAGAGGGCCGCCATCAAACTACAATCAGCCACCTGTGGGTCGAGCAAACTCGCCAGTTGCCTCTGGTGGTCCTGTAAAATTTAATCTTCCAAGTAAAAAAGGCCTTGGGTATAATGTcttgcagcaacaacaacaggcacagcAAACACAACAGCAAGCACAGCAGGCACAACAACaagtacagcagcagcagcagatacaacaacagcagcagcagcaacaacaaatacaacaacaacagcagcagcagcagcagcagcagcagcaacaacaacaacaacagcagcagcagcagcagcaacaacatcatGAACATCAGCAACAGCAGCATTATCAGCAACATAATACTAGTCATAAGAGTAAGAAGAATAAAAAGAATAAAACTAATATAGTCATGTCCAACAACCCATGGAACAAGATGCAGTTTATGAataaccagcaacagcagcagcagcagcaacagcaacatcctTCCATTAGTTCATTAACTGGAAAAGAAAATGCAGATGGGCAGCCTCCATCCAATAACGCCTCAGTTAATGAAAGCCAAAATGCAATAAACAATACACAAGAAACAAAAGCAGTCAAAGATATAAAAGGAATGACTGGATTAGTTGCAAGTGGGGATTGGCCTGAAAGTCTGAA GGCTTACGTTGGGCGGTGTTTTGCTCGCTGTGTCACAGAATTGGACAAAGACCAAGTTGAAATATGTCTTAAGGGGAAGCTTACACAAGCAGCAAATAATGGAACACTGTGGACTAAA GGGGGAATTCACCCGTGTCCTACTTCAAATGGCGCTCGGAAAATCACAGAAGTATTTCAACCCCAACTCCCGGTTGTGCAG aaTTGGGACGAAGAATCTCTTCCCAGCATACACAGTGCATCCGCAGTTAACTTGGTGTCACACGTGAAGACCTGGAGTGCTACCAGTGATGCGGGATCAGACACAAGTTCCACTAGTCCTATGAAACAGCAAAACAAGAAGTCACCTTTCAAGAAGCAAATGGTGTCTCCTGGGTACTCTGCCCGAGGATTGAG aacACATCGATCAAAGTCTCATTCAAGATCTCACTCCCGATCGAAATCTCGTTCCCGATCAAAATCCTATTCACGGTCAAGATCACGATCCCCTATGTACAGAAAAGGAAAACGTGATGGTAAACGCCGCCACACCTCCTCAGATTCTGAAGATGAAAACAAGACTTTTATACGGCTGAATTCAAAGAAAGGACGAAGCCCAGTGAGTAGTCGAGGAGGAAAAGGCAAGAAGATTAAGGCAAAGAACAA GTTAGCGGATTCCCATTTCTACTCAAGACATGGTCGTATGAGTCTTGATCCCGAGTTCAGTACCTCTGAGAGGCTGCAGAAGAGAGCTGCTCGTTTTAATGCTAATGAAGTTGGAAGTCCAAACATAGGGGGTCCAAGAGTAGGGGGTCCAAGAATAGGTGGTCCAAGAGCAGGTGGTCCAAGAGCAGGTGGTCTGGGCCTAGGGGCTCCAAATCCAGGATCTCAACGGAAAAAGAAGCAAATCAATATTACTAAAACTATTAGTAACACCTTTACAGTGGATGGAGATGATATTGACTGGACATCAATGCACATTGTAGGAACCTCAACTGCTCTTGAAAAGCCTTACCTTCGATTAACAACA GCACCTGATCCTTCTACAGTCAGAACAGTGGATACCCTGAAGCGCTCTTTGGAGCACATCAAACGTCAGTGGGTGCGCAACCAAGATTACAGATATGCCTGTGACCAGCTCAAATCGTTACGACAAGACTTGACCATCCAAGGTGTCAGAGATGACTTTACAGTTCAG gtatatgAAACACATTCTCGAATTGCCTTGGAAAAAGGAGATCACGAAGAGTTCAATCAGTGCCAGAGTCAGCTAAAGCAGCTGTATGGTGAAGTGGGCGGAGAAAACACACTTGAATTTATAGCTTACAGACTCCTTTACTACATCTTCACCAAGAACACCCTAG ACATAACATCTCTAATGGCTGGTCTTACAGTGGAGCAGAAGCAGGATGAGTGCATTGGTTTTTCCCTTAAGTTACGTGCAGCATGGTCACTGGGAAACTATCATCGTTTCTTTCAGCTTTACCGAAATGCTCCAAAGATGGCCGGATATCTTGTCGACTGGTTtgcggagagggagagaaagcagGCATTAAGGGCGATGCTTAAAGG CTATCGGCCGGGTAGTCTAGATGTCAGTTTTATTAAGTCGGAGTTGGCTCTCGGAACTCAAGAGGAATGGCAGAAATTTGAAAGCAGCATAAGTTTAGTGTATACCGATGTGTCAAAATCGAAAATAGACTGCAAACAATCTACCGCTGATGTTATTGCAACATAG
- the LOC123761292 gene encoding leukocyte receptor cluster member 8 homolog isoform X2, with product MNNSPHGMAPWHGGSGHAQGGGWYAGPPGHYGGYGGSYNGPPGPPPPGWNGYGPGGGGNGGGNYGGYGAYQASWGYGVPPGLSGPPPQQPQSDNGNNNKNNNSSGNSNNPPLPPGPPPAGQNPESDGQDKMNNLNTTSNNSPGKHQDSSNQQNANVPPPQHYASQEYSQGYNHNYNQPYCPSYDNYSGYTGGWYGPSGPPRGPPSNYNQPPVGRANSPVASGGPVKFNLPSKKGLGYNVLQQQQQAQQTQQQAQQAQQQVQQQQQIQQQQQQQQQIQQQQQQQQQQQQQQQQQQQQQQQQQHHEHQQQQHYQQHNTSHKSKKNKKNKTNIVMSNNPWNKMQFMNNQQQQQQQQQQHPSISSLTGKENADGQPPSNNASVNESQNAINNTQETKAVKDIKGMTGLVASGDWPESLKAYVGRCFARCVTELDKDQVEICLKGKLTQAANNGTLWTKNWDEESLPSIHSASAVNLVSHVKTWSATSDAGSDTSSTSPMKQQNKKSPFKKQMVSPGYSARGLRTHRSKSHSRSHSRSKSRSRSKSYSRSRSRSPMYRKGKRDGKRRHTSSDSEDENKTFIRLNSKKGRSPVSSRGGKGKKIKAKNKLADSHFYSRHGRMSLDPEFSTSERLQKRAARFNANEVGSPNIGGPRVGGPRIGGPRAGGPRAGGLGLGAPNPGSQRKKKQINITKTISNTFTVDGDDIDWTSMHIVGTSTALEKPYLRLTTAPDPSTVRTVDTLKRSLEHIKRQWVRNQDYRYACDQLKSLRQDLTIQGVRDDFTVQVYETHSRIALEKGDHEEFNQCQSQLKQLYGEVGGENTLEFIAYRLLYYIFTKNTLDITSLMAGLTVEQKQDECIGFSLKLRAAWSLGNYHRFFQLYRNAPKMAGYLVDWFAERERKQALRAMLKGYRPGSLDVSFIKSELALGTQEEWQKFESSISLVYTDVSKSKIDCKQSTADVIAT from the exons ATCTGACAATGGTAACAATAATAAGAACAACAATAGTTCTGGAAATAGCAataaccctcctcttccacctggtCCTCCACCAGCTGGCCAGAATCCAGAAAGTGATGGACAGGATAAGATGAATAATTTAAACACAACCAGCAACAATTCTCCAGGAAAACATCAAGATAGCAGTAATCAACAAAATGCTAATGTTCCACCACCCCAACATTATGCTAGTCAGGAATACAGTCAGGGTTATAATCACAACTATAACCAGCCGTATTGTCCAAGTTACGATAATTATAGCGGCTACACTGGTGGATGGTATGGCCCCTCTGGGCCTCCAAGAGGGCCGCCATCAAACTACAATCAGCCACCTGTGGGTCGAGCAAACTCGCCAGTTGCCTCTGGTGGTCCTGTAAAATTTAATCTTCCAAGTAAAAAAGGCCTTGGGTATAATGTcttgcagcaacaacaacaggcacagcAAACACAACAGCAAGCACAGCAGGCACAACAACaagtacagcagcagcagcagatacaacaacagcagcagcagcaacaacaaatacaacaacaacagcagcagcagcagcagcagcagcagcaacaacaacaacaacagcagcagcagcagcagcaacaacatcatGAACATCAGCAACAGCAGCATTATCAGCAACATAATACTAGTCATAAGAGTAAGAAGAATAAAAAGAATAAAACTAATATAGTCATGTCCAACAACCCATGGAACAAGATGCAGTTTATGAataaccagcaacagcagcagcagcagcaacagcaacatcctTCCATTAGTTCATTAACTGGAAAAGAAAATGCAGATGGGCAGCCTCCATCCAATAACGCCTCAGTTAATGAAAGCCAAAATGCAATAAACAATACACAAGAAACAAAAGCAGTCAAAGATATAAAAGGAATGACTGGATTAGTTGCAAGTGGGGATTGGCCTGAAAGTCTGAA GGCTTACGTTGGGCGGTGTTTTGCTCGCTGTGTCACAGAATTGGACAAAGACCAAGTTGAAATATGTCTTAAGGGGAAGCTTACACAAGCAGCAAATAATGGAACACTGTGGACTAAA aaTTGGGACGAAGAATCTCTTCCCAGCATACACAGTGCATCCGCAGTTAACTTGGTGTCACACGTGAAGACCTGGAGTGCTACCAGTGATGCGGGATCAGACACAAGTTCCACTAGTCCTATGAAACAGCAAAACAAGAAGTCACCTTTCAAGAAGCAAATGGTGTCTCCTGGGTACTCTGCCCGAGGATTGAG aacACATCGATCAAAGTCTCATTCAAGATCTCACTCCCGATCGAAATCTCGTTCCCGATCAAAATCCTATTCACGGTCAAGATCACGATCCCCTATGTACAGAAAAGGAAAACGTGATGGTAAACGCCGCCACACCTCCTCAGATTCTGAAGATGAAAACAAGACTTTTATACGGCTGAATTCAAAGAAAGGACGAAGCCCAGTGAGTAGTCGAGGAGGAAAAGGCAAGAAGATTAAGGCAAAGAACAA GTTAGCGGATTCCCATTTCTACTCAAGACATGGTCGTATGAGTCTTGATCCCGAGTTCAGTACCTCTGAGAGGCTGCAGAAGAGAGCTGCTCGTTTTAATGCTAATGAAGTTGGAAGTCCAAACATAGGGGGTCCAAGAGTAGGGGGTCCAAGAATAGGTGGTCCAAGAGCAGGTGGTCCAAGAGCAGGTGGTCTGGGCCTAGGGGCTCCAAATCCAGGATCTCAACGGAAAAAGAAGCAAATCAATATTACTAAAACTATTAGTAACACCTTTACAGTGGATGGAGATGATATTGACTGGACATCAATGCACATTGTAGGAACCTCAACTGCTCTTGAAAAGCCTTACCTTCGATTAACAACA GCACCTGATCCTTCTACAGTCAGAACAGTGGATACCCTGAAGCGCTCTTTGGAGCACATCAAACGTCAGTGGGTGCGCAACCAAGATTACAGATATGCCTGTGACCAGCTCAAATCGTTACGACAAGACTTGACCATCCAAGGTGTCAGAGATGACTTTACAGTTCAG gtatatgAAACACATTCTCGAATTGCCTTGGAAAAAGGAGATCACGAAGAGTTCAATCAGTGCCAGAGTCAGCTAAAGCAGCTGTATGGTGAAGTGGGCGGAGAAAACACACTTGAATTTATAGCTTACAGACTCCTTTACTACATCTTCACCAAGAACACCCTAG ACATAACATCTCTAATGGCTGGTCTTACAGTGGAGCAGAAGCAGGATGAGTGCATTGGTTTTTCCCTTAAGTTACGTGCAGCATGGTCACTGGGAAACTATCATCGTTTCTTTCAGCTTTACCGAAATGCTCCAAAGATGGCCGGATATCTTGTCGACTGGTTtgcggagagggagagaaagcagGCATTAAGGGCGATGCTTAAAGG CTATCGGCCGGGTAGTCTAGATGTCAGTTTTATTAAGTCGGAGTTGGCTCTCGGAACTCAAGAGGAATGGCAGAAATTTGAAAGCAGCATAAGTTTAGTGTATACCGATGTGTCAAAATCGAAAATAGACTGCAAACAATCTACCGCTGATGTTATTGCAACATAG